A portion of the bacterium genome contains these proteins:
- a CDS encoding ROK family protein, with protein sequence MSKKNTLNAGAQIKPDLDPGFVPMVGAWRQFQTEASNTPGHQPFMMALAQPDGAVKRRSGNLFPAGHPRATENARHVERLVKFLLWAQGGRTIYFSGPSDVAESLRRHYIDTPVGRFDNDLIGNKIYEGALEVVEVTPDAVPAEYIPAQRVGGNLDGCRIGFDLGGSDRKAAAVIDGKVVFSEEIRWQPYFEKDPAYHYEGIMDTLRRAAKHLPRVDAIGGSAAGVYVASEPRLGSLFRGVPQELFDSQVRGLFGRIRREWNNVPLVVMNDGEVTALAGAMSLGDNAVLGISMGTSLAAGFVTPDGSLTPWLNELAFAPVDARLDAPADEWSGDRGCGVQYFSQQAIPRLAAAAGIELPEEMPLPEKLVAVQQLMDKDDPRARRIYDTIGVWFGYAILLYADFYPVRNILVLGRVTSGPGGERILAQARRVLDAEAPEFSRTLRLVMPDETNKRHGQAVAAASLPKVQL encoded by the coding sequence ATGAGTAAGAAAAACACTTTGAATGCGGGGGCGCAGATTAAGCCGGATCTGGATCCGGGGTTTGTGCCAATGGTTGGGGCTTGGCGACAGTTTCAGACGGAAGCGTCAAATACACCTGGTCATCAACCGTTTATGATGGCTTTGGCACAGCCTGACGGGGCTGTGAAACGCCGAAGCGGGAATTTGTTCCCTGCCGGCCACCCCCGCGCGACTGAAAATGCCCGGCATGTGGAACGCCTCGTGAAGTTTCTCCTCTGGGCGCAGGGGGGGCGTACGATCTATTTCAGCGGCCCTTCAGACGTGGCGGAGTCCCTGCGTCGCCACTATATCGACACCCCGGTAGGGCGTTTCGACAACGACCTGATCGGGAATAAAATCTATGAGGGCGCCTTGGAGGTGGTTGAGGTCACGCCTGATGCCGTGCCGGCGGAATACATCCCCGCCCAGCGAGTGGGCGGGAATCTGGATGGTTGCCGGATCGGGTTCGACCTGGGCGGGAGCGACCGTAAAGCGGCGGCGGTGATTGATGGTAAAGTGGTGTTCTCCGAGGAGATCCGTTGGCAACCATATTTCGAGAAGGATCCGGCCTACCATTACGAGGGGATCATGGATACGCTCCGGCGTGCAGCCAAACACCTGCCACGCGTAGACGCCATCGGCGGCAGTGCCGCCGGTGTGTATGTCGCGAGCGAACCCCGGCTGGGCTCGCTGTTTCGCGGGGTGCCCCAGGAGTTGTTCGACAGTCAGGTGCGTGGCCTTTTCGGGCGGATCCGCCGTGAGTGGAACAATGTGCCGCTCGTGGTCATGAATGATGGCGAGGTCACCGCTCTTGCGGGTGCCATGTCGCTTGGTGACAACGCGGTATTGGGTATTTCGATGGGCACGAGTCTGGCGGCGGGCTTTGTCACTCCTGACGGTTCACTGACCCCTTGGCTCAACGAACTGGCGTTCGCGCCAGTGGATGCGCGGCTCGACGCCCCGGCTGACGAGTGGTCGGGGGATCGGGGTTGCGGGGTTCAGTATTTCTCCCAGCAGGCGATTCCCCGCCTTGCGGCGGCGGCAGGGATTGAACTTCCGGAGGAGATGCCTCTCCCGGAGAAACTAGTAGCGGTTCAACAATTAATGGACAAGGATGATCCCCGTGCCCGCCGCATCTATGACACGATTGGCGTGTGGTTCGGGTATGCCATTCTGCTCTATGCCGATTTCTATCCGGTCCGGAACATCCTGGTGCTGGGCCGGGTCACGAGCGGGCCGGGCGGGGAGCGAATTCTTGCCCAGGCGCGGCGCGTGCTGGATGCTGAGGCCCCCGAGTTCTCGCGCACCCTGCGTCTGGTGATGCCGGATGAAACCAACAAACGCCACGGCCAGGCGGTGGCCGCGGCCAGCTTACCGAAGGTGCAATTATGA
- a CDS encoding MFS transporter: MSFIQDYPPAPHPSGWNRLRTFLGQRRSMVGLLGVIVLVGMGEHMAERFLPLYLQQLAQGSTAVMAIGLLAGMDDLLSALYSFPGGYLSDRLGTKRALLFFNALSMVGYLCVILIRSWWAVLLGAAFFISWSAISLPATMDLLAKIVPKHRRTMGVSVLALVRRAPKMLGPVVGGTCIALWGVEQGVRAAFILALGFALAASVLQQLMITDDSKNTQAAEANPLHLWREMPVSLRHLLWSDILIRFCERIPDAFVVIWATRTILHPVSELTFGWLSAIENITAVLVYVPVAYMADRFGKKPFVLVTFMFFSCFPLALMQAQSLGPLVAAFVLRGLKEFGEPTRKALIMDLAPEGRKASMFGLYYLIRDVLVAFAAFGGALLWQVSPELNLKVAFGFGVLGTLFFAWFGRNSTLPPTAKEAP; the protein is encoded by the coding sequence ATGTCCTTCATTCAAGATTATCCACCAGCGCCCCATCCCTCCGGTTGGAACCGTCTGCGAACCTTCCTGGGCCAACGGCGCAGCATGGTCGGCCTGTTGGGCGTGATTGTGCTGGTGGGCATGGGCGAGCACATGGCCGAGCGGTTCCTGCCGCTCTATCTCCAGCAACTGGCGCAGGGCTCAACCGCCGTGATGGCCATTGGCCTGCTGGCGGGCATGGATGATCTGCTGTCCGCCCTGTACTCCTTTCCTGGCGGCTACCTGAGCGACCGGCTCGGCACCAAACGGGCACTCCTGTTCTTCAATGCCCTCTCGATGGTCGGCTACCTGTGTGTCATCCTGATCCGATCCTGGTGGGCCGTGCTGCTGGGGGCGGCGTTTTTCATCTCCTGGTCGGCTATTTCACTCCCGGCCACCATGGATCTCCTGGCCAAGATCGTCCCCAAACACCGGCGCACCATGGGCGTCTCGGTGCTGGCGCTGGTAAGGCGGGCCCCCAAGATGCTGGGGCCGGTCGTGGGCGGCACCTGCATTGCGCTCTGGGGCGTTGAGCAGGGCGTTCGGGCGGCGTTCATCCTGGCGCTGGGATTCGCCCTGGCCGCCTCCGTGTTGCAACAACTGATGATTACCGATGACTCCAAGAATACCCAAGCGGCCGAGGCCAATCCCTTGCACTTGTGGCGTGAAATGCCGGTCAGTCTGAGGCATCTGCTCTGGTCGGATATCCTCATCCGCTTCTGCGAACGCATCCCGGACGCGTTCGTAGTCATCTGGGCCACCCGCACCATATTGCATCCCGTCTCGGAACTGACGTTCGGCTGGCTATCCGCCATCGAGAATATCACCGCCGTGCTGGTCTACGTCCCCGTGGCCTATATGGCCGACCGCTTTGGGAAAAAACCGTTCGTGCTGGTGACATTTATGTTTTTCAGCTGCTTCCCATTGGCACTGATGCAGGCGCAATCACTGGGGCCCCTGGTGGCGGCGTTTGTGCTCCGCGGGCTTAAGGAATTCGGCGAACCGACCCGCAAGGCGTTGATCATGGATCTGGCCCCGGAGGGACGCAAGGCGTCGATGTTCGGACTGTACTATCTCATTCGCGACGTGCTGGTCGCGTTTGCCGCCTTTGGCGGGGCGCTCCTGTGGCAAGTGTCACCGGAACTGAACCTCAAGGTCGCTTTCGGCTTCGGCGTCCTCGGCACCCTCTTCTTTGCATGGTTCGGCCGCAACAGCACCCTACCCCCTACGGCGAAAGAGGCGCCTTGA
- a CDS encoding PIG-L family deacetylase, which produces MTSKTNPYLSWVTQLDDWANAGRTLPLGGVELPPPPAINPQAAKVLLFSPHPDDECIIGALPLRLSRTGGFQVVNIAVTLGSNAARQSPRWAELQQACSFLGWSTECAVPGGLARITPKARLEEPDHWRQAVTAIQAVLMRHQPQFVVFPHAADWNASHMGTHALVMDALAAMPAGFRCGMIETEFWGAMSTPNLMVESSVAEVADLVAAIALHVGEVQRNPYHLTLPAWMQDNVRRGGEIVGGQGGSAPDYRFATLYRVGVWSDGARREPPAGFKRFLPTGGPDLKQWLADLARK; this is translated from the coding sequence ATGACGAGCAAAACCAATCCTTATCTATCCTGGGTGACGCAGTTGGATGACTGGGCGAACGCCGGACGAACCCTGCCGTTAGGTGGTGTGGAGCTGCCGCCTCCACCCGCCATAAATCCTCAAGCGGCCAAGGTGTTGCTTTTTTCGCCGCATCCGGACGATGAGTGTATCATTGGCGCCCTGCCGCTGCGCCTCTCGCGGACGGGAGGGTTTCAGGTGGTCAATATCGCCGTGACGCTGGGCAGTAATGCGGCCCGCCAGTCACCCCGCTGGGCTGAGCTTCAGCAGGCGTGTTCCTTTTTGGGCTGGTCGACCGAGTGCGCGGTGCCCGGCGGCTTGGCGCGGATCACCCCCAAGGCCCGCCTGGAGGAGCCCGATCATTGGCGTCAGGCCGTGACAGCCATTCAGGCGGTTCTCATGCGGCACCAGCCTCAATTTGTGGTTTTTCCCCATGCCGCCGACTGGAATGCCTCCCACATGGGCACGCATGCCCTGGTGATGGATGCGTTAGCCGCCATGCCGGCGGGATTCCGTTGCGGGATGATTGAAACGGAGTTCTGGGGCGCGATGTCGACTCCGAACCTCATGGTGGAGTCAAGTGTCGCGGAGGTGGCTGACCTGGTGGCAGCGATTGCATTACATGTTGGCGAAGTCCAACGGAATCCCTATCATCTCACCCTGCCGGCCTGGATGCAGGACAACGTGAGGCGGGGCGGGGAGATTGTGGGTGGCCAGGGGGGCTCGGCTCCGGACTACCGGTTCGCCACCTTGTATCGCGTAGGCGTCTGGAGTGATGGTGCCAGGCGCGAGCCGCCGGCGGGATTTAAACGGTTTCTGCCAACAGGTGGGCCGGATTTGAAACAATGGTTGGCGGATCTGGCGCGGAAGTGA
- a CDS encoding ATP-binding protein, which translates to MNKLKQSMRRMLFHVVLPYVLFASLWIILSDSLLAALVTDPALITQLSIFKGLAFVLVTGTLLYVLLRIEVWARNRAEEERAAMQGKLVQAQKLEAIGTLASGVAHEINNPIMGITGYAKMILETVEPGSPAAEQANGIVNAADRVATITRKLLSFARLDKQPSQLARMCDVVGDTLSLIQAVLRHDQITLEVAVPEDLPGLSCRSQQIQQVIMNLLTNARDVLNERYPGYDENKKVIISARAISSTESKLMKLDGVTPWSCVRLTVEDHGMGIPESLRDRIIDPFFTTKSYGKGTGLGLSISHTIVKEHGGLLWFESVVGQGTKFHVDLPVD; encoded by the coding sequence ATGAATAAATTGAAACAATCAATGAGGCGGATGCTTTTCCATGTCGTTCTGCCCTATGTCCTGTTTGCCAGTTTGTGGATAATTTTATCCGATAGCCTGCTCGCGGCGCTGGTGACGGATCCTGCCCTCATCACCCAGTTGTCCATTTTCAAAGGACTGGCGTTTGTCCTTGTCACGGGAACCCTGTTATATGTCCTGTTGCGTATCGAGGTGTGGGCGCGTAACCGGGCCGAGGAAGAGCGGGCCGCGATGCAGGGCAAACTGGTTCAAGCTCAGAAGCTGGAGGCGATCGGGACCCTTGCCAGCGGGGTGGCACACGAGATTAACAACCCGATCATGGGCATCACGGGGTATGCAAAGATGATCCTGGAGACTGTTGAGCCCGGAAGCCCGGCGGCCGAACAGGCGAATGGGATTGTCAATGCGGCTGATCGTGTGGCCACCATCACCCGGAAGTTGCTTTCATTCGCCCGGCTTGACAAGCAGCCGTCCCAGCTCGCCCGCATGTGCGATGTGGTCGGTGATACGCTGTCATTGATTCAAGCCGTGTTGAGACATGACCAGATCACGCTGGAGGTGGCAGTCCCTGAAGATCTGCCCGGACTGTCATGCCGTAGCCAACAGATTCAGCAGGTGATCATGAATCTGCTGACCAATGCACGTGACGTGCTGAATGAGAGATATCCCGGGTATGACGAAAATAAAAAGGTTATTATCTCGGCCAGGGCGATCAGTAGCACGGAAAGTAAGCTGATGAAATTGGATGGCGTCACGCCTTGGTCCTGTGTGAGGCTGACGGTCGAAGATCACGGCATGGGCATTCCGGAATCGTTGCGCGACCGTATCATCGATCCCTTTTTTACAACCAAATCCTACGGCAAGGGAACAGGACTCGGGTTGTCGATCAGCCACACCATCGTTAAAGAGCATGGCGGCTTGTTGTGGTTTGAGAGCGTTGTCGGCCAGGGAACCAAGTTCCACGTGGATTTACCGGTCGATTAA
- a CDS encoding sugar kinase, whose translation MKSTKNIVGFGEVMLRLAPEGHLRLLQSLPGSIKATFGGGEANVCASLALLGETSRYVTAIPDNPVSEAFIFQLRGLGVDTSKILLKKSGRFGIYYVEAGANQRPSNVVYDREYSAISQTAPGDYDWDSILENTKWLHLSGITPALSEKAFLSTLAIAEKAQEKKITVSCDLNFRKKLWKWDPSKTANQLANDCMSRIVKYVDVIVGNEEDALDVFGINAGHSSVDKGLVDVKSYEEVAEKMAREFPQAKYIAITLRESVSASHNNWGAMLYATGSRRAFFAPLDSALAYAPYQITDIVDRVGGGDSFSAGLIYALNSADLQEPEKAIAFATAASCLKHSIAGDYNFVQLKEVMTLMQGNASGRVVR comes from the coding sequence ATGAAAAGCACGAAAAACATTGTTGGATTTGGAGAAGTCATGTTGCGCCTGGCCCCGGAAGGACACCTGCGTCTGCTCCAGTCGTTGCCCGGATCGATCAAGGCCACGTTTGGCGGAGGCGAGGCCAATGTCTGCGCCTCGCTGGCATTACTGGGCGAGACATCGCGCTACGTCACGGCCATTCCGGACAACCCGGTCTCGGAGGCATTTATCTTTCAACTGCGCGGGCTCGGGGTGGACACCTCGAAGATCCTGTTAAAAAAATCCGGCCGGTTCGGAATCTATTATGTCGAGGCCGGAGCCAACCAACGTCCGTCCAATGTGGTGTATGACCGTGAATATTCCGCCATCTCCCAGACCGCGCCCGGGGACTATGACTGGGACAGTATCCTGGAGAATACGAAGTGGCTGCATCTCTCCGGCATCACGCCCGCCCTGAGCGAAAAGGCCTTTCTCAGCACCCTGGCGATTGCGGAGAAAGCCCAGGAAAAGAAAATCACGGTGTCCTGCGATCTTAATTTCCGAAAAAAACTCTGGAAATGGGATCCGTCCAAAACCGCAAATCAGCTGGCCAACGACTGCATGTCCCGGATCGTCAAGTATGTGGATGTCATCGTGGGAAATGAGGAGGACGCCCTGGACGTCTTCGGGATCAACGCCGGTCATTCGTCGGTCGACAAGGGCCTTGTCGATGTCAAATCCTACGAGGAAGTGGCGGAGAAAATGGCCAGGGAATTCCCTCAGGCCAAATACATTGCCATTACCTTACGGGAGAGTGTATCGGCCAGCCACAACAACTGGGGCGCCATGCTGTACGCAACCGGCTCCCGCCGTGCGTTTTTCGCCCCGCTTGATTCAGCTCTGGCGTATGCCCCGTATCAGATCACGGATATTGTGGACCGGGTCGGTGGCGGCGACTCCTTCTCGGCCGGCCTCATTTACGCCTTGAACAGCGCCGACCTGCAGGAACCTGAAAAGGCGATTGCGTTCGCCACCGCGGCCAGTTGCCTCAAGCATTCGATTGCCGGTGATTATAACTTCGTCCAGCTCAAAGAGGTCATGACCCTGATGCAGGGCAATGCCTCAGGGCGGGTCGTGCGGTAA
- a CDS encoding aminoglycoside phosphotransferase family protein, which produces MSTGNAVNFKFHEVVKRFRAWGDFVEAVPYGSGHINDTFKVTFGMAGAPVHYLLQRINHNIFKNPRAVMDNIVRVTNHVRSRLTEAGVADVTRHSLCVVFTRDAQPCHQDADGNWWRMYLFVEGARTYDTIQNERQAFEAARAYARFQNMLADLPLPRLNETIPNFHNTPVRLEALKKAIANDACNRAVEAHNEIAFVEKRAALCGRLLDRHAKGEIPERITHNDTKLNNVMLDDTTGEGVCVIDLDTVMPGLALYDFGDMVRSATAAASEDERDLSKVRMRLEMFKSIAGGYLSEAGFLNPAEREELVFSARLITQMIGMRFLTDYLQGDIYFKTKRPGQNLDRCRAQFKMVESMEAQQDEMERVVAAAWSDPK; this is translated from the coding sequence ATGAGCACAGGTAATGCGGTGAATTTCAAGTTTCATGAGGTTGTCAAACGGTTTAGGGCCTGGGGGGATTTCGTTGAGGCCGTGCCGTATGGGTCGGGTCATATTAACGACACCTTCAAAGTGACGTTCGGTATGGCCGGTGCTCCGGTGCATTATCTGCTCCAGCGCATCAATCACAACATCTTCAAAAATCCCCGTGCGGTCATGGATAACATTGTGCGGGTGACAAACCATGTACGCAGCCGGCTGACCGAGGCGGGGGTGGCGGATGTGACCAGGCACTCTTTGTGCGTGGTGTTCACCCGCGATGCGCAGCCCTGTCATCAGGACGCGGATGGAAACTGGTGGCGGATGTACCTGTTTGTTGAAGGCGCCCGGACCTATGACACCATTCAGAATGAGCGGCAGGCCTTTGAGGCGGCCCGGGCCTATGCCCGGTTCCAGAACATGTTGGCCGATCTCCCTTTGCCGCGCCTGAACGAGACCATTCCCAATTTTCACAACACGCCGGTCCGCCTGGAAGCGCTGAAGAAGGCGATCGCGAATGATGCCTGCAATCGGGCGGTAGAGGCGCATAACGAAATTGCGTTTGTTGAAAAGCGTGCCGCCCTGTGCGGCCGTCTGCTGGACCGTCATGCCAAGGGGGAGATCCCCGAGCGGATTACCCACAATGATACCAAGCTCAACAATGTGATGCTGGACGACACCACGGGCGAGGGCGTGTGCGTGATTGACCTCGATACCGTGATGCCCGGGCTGGCGTTGTACGATTTTGGAGATATGGTGCGCAGCGCGACCGCCGCCGCGTCTGAGGATGAACGGGATTTGAGCAAGGTGCGGATGCGGCTTGAAATGTTCAAGTCGATTGCCGGTGGGTACTTGTCGGAAGCGGGCTTCCTGAATCCGGCGGAGCGGGAGGAACTGGTTTTTTCCGCACGGCTGATCACCCAGATGATCGGGATGCGATTCCTGACGGATTATCTTCAGGGCGATATTTACTTCAAGACCAAGCGGCCGGGACAGAATCTCGATCGCTGCCGGGCTCAATTCAAGATGGTCGAGAGCATGGAAGCCCAGCAGGATGAGATGGAGCGCGTGGTGGCCGCCGCATGGTCAGACCCAAAATGA
- a CDS encoding GreA/GreB family elongation factor: protein MTKTDIHQRFIARLTTELESITAVARKTFATATSDEHRAEHKYDTFKLESSFLARGQAKRVEELADALESLQLLPMKEMDHTTPIQLSALVRLKASDGGSRVLFVCAAAGGETIVADGEEITIVTSRSPLGQAVLGKKTGDTFVMKIGSTKHTYKVVSVE, encoded by the coding sequence ATGACCAAAACCGATATTCATCAACGCTTTATCGCCCGGCTCACCACCGAACTGGAATCCATTACCGCTGTGGCCAGGAAAACCTTTGCGACGGCGACGAGTGACGAGCATCGCGCGGAACATAAATATGATACCTTCAAACTCGAATCGTCTTTCCTGGCCCGGGGTCAGGCCAAGCGGGTCGAGGAGCTGGCTGACGCGCTGGAAAGCCTGCAGTTGCTCCCGATGAAGGAGATGGACCATACCACGCCCATCCAGCTCAGCGCCCTCGTCCGCCTTAAGGCCAGTGATGGCGGTTCCCGCGTTCTGTTTGTCTGTGCCGCCGCTGGCGGGGAAACCATCGTGGCCGACGGTGAAGAGATCACCATTGTGACCTCCCGCTCGCCGCTAGGGCAGGCGGTGCTTGGAAAAAAGACCGGTGATACCTTTGTGATGAAGATCGGTAGCACGAAGCATACTTATAAAGTGGTGTCTGTGGAATGA
- a CDS encoding YaiI/YqxD family protein, with product MLHIYVDADACPVKQEVSRVALRYHLDVTLVANSWMRIPKARGLVLKVVGDGFDEADNWIVEQVQCDDIVITSDIPLAGRCLKKGACVIGSTGKSFKENSIGQAIATRALMAELRDAGEITGGPAPMQGCDRSRFLQELDGVIQTLRRKHPAPPVKVNPS from the coding sequence ATGCTGCATATTTATGTTGATGCTGATGCGTGTCCCGTCAAACAGGAGGTCTCCCGCGTGGCCCTGCGCTATCATCTGGATGTTACCCTGGTGGCCAACTCCTGGATGCGGATTCCTAAAGCGCGCGGACTGGTGCTCAAAGTAGTGGGGGATGGCTTTGATGAGGCCGATAATTGGATTGTGGAGCAGGTGCAATGCGATGACATTGTAATTACCTCTGATATCCCGCTGGCAGGCCGCTGCCTGAAAAAGGGGGCCTGCGTCATCGGCTCAACCGGAAAATCGTTCAAGGAGAATAGTATCGGGCAGGCGATCGCGACGCGGGCCCTCATGGCGGAACTCCGGGATGCCGGCGAGATCACCGGCGGGCCTGCGCCGATGCAGGGATGTGACCGCTCCCGGTTTCTTCAGGAACTCGACGGAGTGATCCAGACCCTCCGGCGCAAACATCCCGCCCCTCCCGTGAAAGTAAACCCCTCATGA
- a CDS encoding nucleoside hydrolase, translated as MQKIIIDTDPGQDIDDLLALFFALRRPELDIKAITTVTLPSDKRARLVKRLLRYLDRMDIPVAAGMQLPLRQLSEADLRNQHDFACTMNHYAFAEPEDVRDEPGTDDAVDLIIRTVEAYPGEIGIACIAPLTNIACALRRKPEIAGKIKYIAMMGGEVALNRIEHNAAFDYIATDVVLTSGIPIFMGTWDVTRRFVLSKEDCELFRTNPSPLCQALAKAIELWHPVQNWKPGPVMYDIFPIVWSFDRSYYTTTPKSVRIETKGEITRGMTVVGGNVPNIEVTTDIRAAELRELYLKTVLG; from the coding sequence ATGCAAAAAATTATCATCGACACCGATCCCGGCCAGGACATTGACGATCTGTTGGCTCTCTTTTTCGCCTTGCGTCGTCCGGAACTGGACATCAAGGCCATCACCACCGTCACGCTACCCTCTGACAAGCGGGCCCGACTGGTTAAACGGCTCCTGCGTTATCTGGACCGGATGGATATTCCTGTTGCCGCAGGTATGCAACTGCCGCTGCGCCAACTCTCGGAGGCGGACCTTCGTAATCAGCATGATTTCGCCTGCACGATGAATCATTATGCCTTTGCGGAACCGGAAGATGTCCGGGATGAGCCGGGAACCGATGATGCCGTCGACCTGATCATTCGCACGGTTGAAGCCTACCCGGGCGAGATTGGGATCGCCTGCATCGCCCCCCTGACAAATATCGCCTGTGCCCTGAGACGGAAGCCGGAGATCGCCGGAAAAATCAAATACATCGCCATGATGGGCGGCGAAGTCGCACTCAACCGCATCGAACATAATGCGGCATTTGATTATATAGCCACCGATGTGGTTCTGACGTCGGGCATCCCTATTTTCATGGGGACCTGGGACGTGACGCGGCGGTTTGTCCTCTCCAAAGAGGACTGCGAGTTATTCAGAACGAATCCATCCCCGCTTTGTCAGGCGCTGGCCAAAGCCATCGAGCTCTGGCATCCGGTCCAGAACTGGAAACCCGGCCCCGTAATGTATGACATCTTCCCGATCGTCTGGTCGTTCGACCGCAGCTATTACACCACCACACCCAAGTCGGTCCGCATTGAGACCAAAGGGGAAATCACCCGCGGCATGACGGTGGTGGGCGGCAACGTCCCGAACATCGAAGTCACCACGGACATCCGGGCCGCCGAACTCCGTGAACTGTATCTCAAGACCGTGTTAGGGTGA
- the thpR gene encoding RNA 2',3'-cyclic phosphodiesterase: MTPSGHGRADLVRLFVALDLNEAVRQAIADEQARLKKVTAGVKWVPPELIHLTLVFLGDVFAEQVEGIVRVLDTAAGASPAFPMEIAGLGFFGPRHCPRVIWAGVGKGADQVVTLAARISTGLRGLNLSLESRPFHPHLTLGRVKSAREAEGIEEALSRSGAARYGEVAVDGVLLMRSELLPQGPVYRVMHKASLLPHDPP; the protein is encoded by the coding sequence ATGACCCCTTCAGGACATGGGCGGGCGGATCTGGTAAGGCTCTTTGTGGCCTTGGACTTGAATGAGGCGGTCCGGCAGGCGATTGCGGACGAGCAGGCCCGGCTGAAAAAGGTGACGGCCGGGGTGAAGTGGGTGCCGCCGGAGCTTATTCATCTCACCCTGGTTTTTCTGGGTGATGTATTTGCGGAGCAGGTGGAGGGGATTGTCCGTGTACTCGATACGGCAGCGGGGGCCAGTCCGGCCTTCCCCATGGAAATAGCCGGCTTGGGTTTCTTTGGGCCCCGCCATTGTCCGCGCGTGATCTGGGCGGGGGTAGGGAAGGGCGCGGATCAGGTGGTGACCCTCGCGGCCCGGATCAGTACGGGTTTGCGGGGCCTGAACCTGTCGCTCGAATCCCGGCCATTCCACCCTCATTTAACCCTTGGTCGTGTCAAATCCGCGCGCGAAGCGGAGGGAATTGAGGAGGCCCTGAGCCGGTCCGGCGCAGCCAGATATGGCGAGGTCGCCGTGGACGGGGTTCTGCTCATGCGCAGTGAATTGCTTCCTCAAGGCCCCGTCTATCGCGTGATGCACAAGGCGTCGCTCTTACCGCACGACCCGCCCTGA